In one Mustela lutreola isolate mMusLut2 chromosome 8, mMusLut2.pri, whole genome shotgun sequence genomic region, the following are encoded:
- the LOC131839010 gene encoding histone H2A.J has protein sequence MSGRGKQGGKVRAKAKSRSSRAGLQFPVGRVHRLLRKGNYAERVGAGAPVYLAAVLEYLTAEILELAGNAARDNKKTRIIPRHLQLAIRNDEELNKLLGKVTIAQGGVLPNIQAVLLPKKTESQKAKSK, from the coding sequence ATGTCTGGTCGCGGAAAGCAGGGCGGCAAAGTGCGGGCCAAGGCCAAGTCTCGGTCCTCCCGCGCGGGCCTGCAGTTCCCGGTGGGCCGAGTTCACAGACTGCTGCGCAAAGGTAACTACGCGGAGCGAGTGGGCGCTGGGGCGCCCGTATACCTGGCGGCGGTGTTGGAGTACCTGACCGCCGAGATCCTGGAGTTGGCTGGCAATGCCGCTCGTGACAACAAGAAGACCAGGATAATCCCGCGCCACCTGCAACTCGCCATCCGCAACGACGAGGAGCTCAACAAGCTGCTGGGGAAAGTCACCATTGCTCAGGGCGGTGTGCTGCCCAACATCCAGGCCGTGCTGTTGCCCAAGAAGACGGAGAGTCAGAAGGCGAAGAGCAAGTGA
- the SMCO3 gene encoding single-pass membrane and coiled-coil domain-containing protein 3, with translation MSQSDFLYPENPRRRQEVNRLHQQLLDCLSDSFHATNKLIEVLNMHLGCNLASIEMKRDGTIKENCDIIIQAMMKIQTYLQKVDEALKDKLEPTLYRKLQDIKERETDKIAIVQKVISVILGEATSAASAVAVKLVGSNVTTGIINKLVTVLAQIGASLLGSIGVAVLGLGIDMIFRAILGAVEKTQLEAAIKSYEKHLVEFKSASEKYHHAITEVTNTVKHQMK, from the coding sequence ATGTCTCAGAGTGACTTCCTCTACCCAGAGAATCCACGGAGAAGGCAGGAAGTAAACCGTCTTCACCAGCAGCTTCTTGATTGTTTATCTGATAGCTTCCATGCTACTAATAAGCTGATTGAGGTCTTAAACATGCACTTGGGGTGCAACTTGGCTTCCATCGAGATGAAAAGAGATGGGACCATCAAAGAAAACTGTGATATCATCATCCAAGCCATGATGAAAATCCAAACTTACCTGCAAAAGGTTGATGAAGCACTAAAAGATAAGCTAGAGCCAACCCTCTACAGAAAACTTCAGGATattaaagaaagggaaacagacaAAATTGCAATAGTACAAAAGGTCATTTCAGTCATCCTGGGAGAAGCTACTTCCGCAGCCAGTGCAGTAGCTGTTAAACTTGTGGGCTCAAACGTCACAACTGGTATCATTAACAAGCTGGTCACTGTGTTAGCTCAAATTGGTGCTTCTCTCCTTGGTAGTATAGGGGTTGCCGTTCTTGGCCTTGGCATAGATATGATCTTCCGTGCCATCCTGGGAGCAGTGGAGAAAACGCAGCTTGAAGCAGCCATTAAAAGTTATGAGAAGCATCTTGTGGAATTCAAGTCAGCTTCAGAAAAGTATCATCATGCCATTACTGAGGTCACCAACACAGTGAAACACCAAATGAAATGA
- the LOC131839011 gene encoding histone H4 has product MSGRGKGGKGLGKGGAKRHRKVLRDNIQGITKPAIRRLARRGGVKRISGLIYEETRGVLKVFLENVIRDAVTYTEHAKRKTVTAMDVVYALKRQGRTLYGFGG; this is encoded by the coding sequence ATGTCTGGTCGCGGGAAAGGTGGCAaagggctggggaagggaggCGCCAAGCGGCACCGGAAAGTCCTCCGGGATAACATCCAGGGCATCACGAAGCCCGCCATCCGCCGGCTCGCCCGCCGAGGTGGTGTCAAGCGCATTTCTGGGCTCATCTACGAGGAGACCCGGGGAGTCCTGAAGGTCTTCCTGGAGAACGTGATTCGCGACGCGGTGACTTATACCGAGCACGCCAAGCGCAAGACGGTCACCGCTATGGACGTGGTGTACGCGCTGAAACGCCAGGGCCGCACCTTGTACGGCTTCGGCGGCTGA
- the WBP11 gene encoding WW domain-binding protein 11, with protein sequence MGRRSTSSTKSGKFMNPTDQARKEARKRELKKNKKQRMMVRAAVLKMKDPKQIIRDMEKLDEMEFNPVQQPQLNEKVLKDKRKKLRETFERILRLYEKENPDIYKELRKLEVEYEQKRAQLSQYFDAVKNAQHVEVESIPLPDMPHAPSNILIQDIPLPGAQPPSILKKTSAYGPPTRAVSILPLLGHGVPRLPPGRKPPGPPPGPPPPQVLQMYGRKVGFALDLPPRRRDEDMLYSPELAQRGHDDDVSSTSEDDGYPEDMDQDKHDDSTDDSDTDRSDGESEGDEFVHRDDNERDNNEEKKSGLSVRFADMPGKSRKKKKNMKELTPLQAMMLRMAGQEIPEEGREVEEFSEDDDEDDSDDSEAEKQSQKQHKEEALSDGTSTASSQQQAPPQSVPPSQIQAPPMPGPPPLGPPPAPPLRPPGPPTGLPPGPPPGAPPFLRPPGMPGLRGPLPRLLPPGPPPGRPPGPPPGPPPGLPPGPPPRGPPPRLPPPAPPGIPPPRPGMMRPPLVPPLGPAPPGLFPPAPLPNPGVLSAPPNLIQRPKADDTSAATIEKKATATISAKPQITNPKAEITRFVPTALRVRRENKGATAAPQRKSEDDSAVPLAKAAPKSGPSVPVSVQTKDDVYEAFMKEMEGLL encoded by the exons ATGGGACGGAGATCGACATCATCCACCAAGAGTGGAAAATTTATGAACCCCACAGACCAAGCCC gaAAAGAAGCCCGGAAGAGAGAATTAAAGAAG aacaaAAAACAGCGCATGATGGTACGAGCTGCAGTTTTGAAGATGAAGGATCCCAAGCAGATTATACGGGACATGGAGAAATTGgatgaaatgg AGTTTAACCCGGTGCAGCAACCACAGTTAAACGAGAAGGTGCTAAAAGACAAGCGTAAAAAGCTGCGTGAAACCTTTGAACGTATCCTACGACTCTATGAAAAAGAGAATCCAGATATTTACAAAGAACTGAGAAAGCTAGAAGTAGAATATGAACAGAAAAGGGCACAACTTAGCCAATATTTTGATGCTGTCAAG aATGCTCAGCATGTGGAAGTGGAGAGCATTCCCTTGCCAGATATGCCACATGCTCCTTCCAACATCTTGATCCAGGACATTCCACTTCCTGGTGCCCAGCCACCCTCCATCCTTAAAAAGACTTCAGCCTATGG ACCTCCAACACGGGCAGTTTCTATACTTCCTCTTCTTGGACATGGTGTGCCACGTTTGCCCCCTGGCAGAAAACCTCCTGGTCCTCCCCCGGGTCCACCACCTCCTCAAGTCTTGCAAATGTATGGCCGTAAAGTGGGCTTTGCCCTAGATCTTCCCCCTCGTAGGCGGGATGAAGACATGTTATATAGTCCGGAACTTG CTCAACGGGGCCATGATGATGATGTTTCCAGCACCAGTGAAGATGACGGGTATCCTGAGGACATGGATCAAGATAAGCATGATGACAGTACTGATGACAGCGACACTGACCGATCAGATGGAGAAAGTGAAGGGGATGAATTTGTGCACCGTGATGATAACGAGAGAGacaacaatgaagaaaaaaagtcag GTCTGAGTGTAAGGTTTGCAGATATGCCTGgaaaatcaaggaagaaaaagaagaacatgaAGGAGCTGACTCCTCTTCAAGCCATGATGCTTCGAATGGCAG GTCAGGAAATCCCCGAGGAGGGACGAGAAGTAGAAGAATTTTCAGAGGATGACGACGAAGATGATTCTGATGATTCTGAAGCAGAAAAGCAATCACAAAAACAGCATAAAGAGGAAGCTCTTTCTGATGGCACATCTACTGCTTCTTCACAGCAGCAAGCCCCCCCACAGTCTGTTCCTCCTTCTCAGATTCAAGCACCTCCCATGCCGGGACCACCTCCTCTTGGACCACCCCCGGCTCCACCCTTACGGCCTCCTGGACCTCCCACTGGCCTTCCTCCTGGACCACCTCCCG gaGCTCCTCCATTCCTGAGACCACCTGGAATGCCAGGACTCCGAGGGCCTTTACCCCGACTTTTGCCTCCAGGCCCACCACCAGGCCGACCCCCCGGCCCTCCCCCAGGGCCACCTCCAGGTCTGCCTCCTGGCCCTCCTCCTCGGGGACCGCCACCAAGgctacctccccctgctcctccag GTATCCCTCCACCTCGTCCCGGCATGATGCGCCCACCTTTGGTGCCTCCACTTGGACCTGCCCCACCTGGGCTTTTCCCACCAGCTCCGTTGCCGAACCCAGGGGTTTTAAGTGCTCCACCCAACTTGATTCAGCGACCCAAGGCGGATGATACAAGTGCAGCCACCATTGAGAAGAAAGCAACAGCAACCATCAGTGCCAAGCCACAGATCACTAATCCCAAGGCAGAGATCACTCGATTCGTGCCCACTGCATTGAGGGTACGTCGGGAGAATAAAGGGGCCACTGCTGCTCCCCAAAGAAAGTCAGAGGATGATTCTGCTGTGCCTCTTGCCAAAGCAGCTCCCAAGTCTGGTCCATCTGTTCCTGTCTCAGTGCAGACTAAGGATGATGTTTATGAAGCTTTCATGAAAGAGATGGAAGGGCTCCTGTAA